One part of the Desulfonema ishimotonii genome encodes these proteins:
- a CDS encoding tyrosine recombinase XerC: protein MDRPLSPLIDMFIRALSFEKAYSESTCRAYRQNLKELADFISGNRDAADDGPVRLRHADSRIIRQYVASLHLRNRKSSVARKIAAIRSFFRFLIRRGIAEENPAEALVLPRQEKRIPAWLTVDDMFRLLDAIPADTLAGARNRAIFETLYSSGIRISELTGMNRFDVDADRRLIRVSGKGHRERLVPVGRKALDAIRFYRERLREEAGISADTDGPLFLNRNRGRLTARSVGRILEKIVRDAGLQVQISPHGFRHSFASHMLDGGADLRALQELLGHKHLSTTQKYTHISIDRLMETYDKAHPRR, encoded by the coding sequence ATGGACCGGCCCCTATCCCCTCTGATTGATATGTTTATCCGTGCGCTCTCCTTTGAAAAAGCCTATTCCGAAAGCACCTGCCGCGCTTACCGGCAAAATCTGAAAGAACTGGCCGATTTTATTTCCGGCAACCGGGATGCTGCGGATGACGGTCCGGTCCGGCTCCGTCATGCGGACAGCCGGATCATCCGGCAGTATGTGGCCAGCCTTCATCTGCGGAACAGGAAAAGCTCCGTGGCACGCAAAATCGCCGCCATCCGTTCGTTTTTCAGGTTTCTGATCCGGCGCGGGATTGCGGAGGAGAATCCCGCAGAGGCGCTGGTTTTGCCCCGGCAGGAAAAGCGCATTCCGGCCTGGCTTACGGTGGATGACATGTTCCGGCTGCTGGATGCCATCCCGGCGGACACGCTTGCGGGGGCCCGGAACCGGGCCATCTTTGAGACGCTCTACTCGTCCGGCATCCGGATTTCCGAACTGACGGGGATGAACCGCTTTGACGTGGATGCTGACCGGCGACTGATCCGGGTCTCCGGCAAGGGACACCGGGAGCGGCTCGTGCCGGTGGGGCGGAAAGCGCTGGACGCGATCCGGTTCTACCGGGAACGGCTCCGGGAGGAGGCCGGTATCTCTGCGGATACGGACGGGCCGCTTTTTCTGAACAGGAACAGGGGACGGCTGACAGCCCGTTCGGTGGGTCGCATTCTCGAGAAGATCGTCCGGGACGCGGGCCTCCAGGTGCAGATTTCGCCCCACGGCTTCCGGCACAGCTTTGCCAGCCATATGCTGGACGGCGGGGCGGATCTGAGAGCCCTGCAGGAGCTGCTGGGCCATAAGCACCTCTCCACCACCCAGAAGTATACCCATATCAGCATTGACCGGCTGATGGAAACCTATGACAAGGCCCATCCCAGACGCTGA
- the hslV gene encoding ATP-dependent protease subunit HslV: protein METFHGTTILAVRHRGSLAVAGDGQITLGNSVVKHHARKVRRIYNDKIIIGFAGATADALNLSERLEEKLERYNGNLTRSAVELARDWRTDKYLRRLEAMMLAADGTRLFLISGNGDVIEPDEGLVAIGSGGVVAQAAATALIQHTEMNAREIVEAAMKIAGTICIYTNDTVSVEEL, encoded by the coding sequence ATGGAAACATTTCACGGAACAACCATATTGGCGGTCCGGCACCGGGGCAGCCTGGCTGTGGCCGGTGACGGACAGATCACCCTGGGCAACAGCGTGGTCAAACACCATGCCCGGAAGGTTCGCCGGATCTACAACGACAAGATTATTATCGGCTTTGCCGGGGCGACGGCAGATGCCCTGAATCTCTCTGAGCGCCTGGAGGAAAAGCTGGAGCGGTATAATGGCAATCTGACCCGGAGCGCTGTTGAACTGGCCAGAGACTGGCGGACCGACAAGTATCTGAGACGGCTTGAGGCGATGATGCTCGCGGCAGACGGCACCCGGCTGTTTCTGATTTCGGGCAACGGCGATGTCATTGAGCCGGATGAGGGGCTGGTCGCCATCGGGTCCGGCGGTGTCGTGGCCCAGGCGGCCGCCACCGCCCTGATTCAGCACACAGAGATGAATGCCAGGGAGATTGTGGAAGCGGCCATGAAAATCGCGGGCACCATCTGCATTTACACCAACGATACGGTGTCCGTCGAGGAATTATAG
- the hslU gene encoding ATP-dependent protease ATPase subunit HslU, whose translation MSDLKPSEIVNALDTYIIGQHNAKRSVAIALRNRWRRQHVEPELRDEIAPKNIILIGPTGVGKTEIARRLSKMTDSPFTKVEASKFTEVGYVGRDVESMVRDLVEMTVSMLRNREQEAVQEKARQVAEERILDLLLPRGDDTAAREDEGLGGTVDVIRPKHEMSASTREKLRDMLRRGKLDERYVDLDIADRSMPMVEIFSNAGMEEMGINFKDMFNNIMPRNVKRRKVTVAEAIDMLTQEEAQNLVDLDKVTKLAVEKVEQSGIIFLDEIDKIAGKNGSQGPDVSREGVQRDLLPIVEGSTVTTKYGPVKTDHILFIAAGAFHTVKPSDLIPELQGRFPIRVELESLGQKEFVRILTEPRNALLLQYLALLRTEGVEVTFEQDAVEEIARYAEEVNEMTDNIGARRLHTIMECLLEDILFDAPDLEEKKIVIDRAYVADKLSVIKSDEDLSRYIL comes from the coding sequence ATGAGTGATTTAAAACCTTCTGAAATTGTGAATGCGCTGGATACATATATCATCGGCCAGCACAACGCCAAGCGTTCTGTGGCCATTGCCCTCAGAAATCGCTGGCGCAGGCAGCATGTGGAGCCGGAGCTTCGGGACGAGATCGCGCCCAAGAATATCATCCTGATCGGGCCGACCGGCGTGGGCAAGACTGAAATCGCCCGGCGTCTCTCCAAAATGACCGACTCGCCGTTTACCAAGGTGGAGGCCTCCAAGTTTACCGAGGTCGGTTATGTGGGCCGGGATGTGGAGTCGATGGTCCGGGATCTGGTGGAAATGACCGTCAGCATGCTCAGAAACAGAGAGCAGGAGGCGGTGCAGGAAAAGGCCCGGCAGGTGGCAGAGGAGCGCATTCTGGATTTGCTGCTGCCCAGGGGCGACGATACGGCGGCCCGTGAGGACGAGGGCCTGGGCGGTACGGTCGATGTCATCCGGCCCAAGCATGAAATGTCCGCCTCCACCCGCGAAAAGCTGCGGGACATGCTCCGCAGGGGAAAGCTGGACGAGCGGTATGTGGATCTGGATATCGCGGACCGCTCCATGCCGATGGTGGAGATCTTCTCCAATGCGGGGATGGAGGAAATGGGTATTAATTTCAAGGATATGTTCAACAATATCATGCCCAGGAATGTCAAGCGGCGCAAGGTGACGGTGGCCGAGGCCATAGACATGCTGACCCAGGAGGAGGCCCAGAACCTGGTCGATCTCGACAAGGTGACGAAGCTGGCCGTTGAGAAGGTGGAACAGTCCGGGATTATCTTTCTGGACGAGATCGACAAGATCGCGGGAAAGAACGGGAGCCAGGGGCCGGACGTCTCCAGAGAGGGGGTGCAGCGGGATCTGCTGCCCATTGTGGAGGGCTCGACCGTCACCACCAAATACGGGCCGGTGAAGACCGACCACATCCTCTTCATCGCCGCAGGCGCGTTTCACACCGTCAAACCCTCCGACCTGATACCGGAGCTTCAGGGGCGGTTTCCCATACGGGTGGAACTCGAGTCCCTGGGGCAGAAGGAGTTTGTCAGAATCCTGACCGAACCCAGAAATGCCCTGCTGCTCCAATACCTGGCCCTGCTGCGGACCGAGGGGGTGGAGGTGACCTTTGAACAGGACGCCGTTGAGGAGATCGCCCGGTATGCCGAGGAGGTCAATGAGATGACCGACAATATCGGGGCGAGACGCCTCCACACGATCATGGAGTGCCTGCTGGAAGATATCCTTTTTGACGCCCCGGACCTGGAGGAGAAAAAGATCGTGATCGACAGGGCCTATGTGGCGGACAAGCTCTCCGTGATCAAGTCGGATGAGGATCTGAGCCGTTATATCCTGTAA
- the argB gene encoding acetylglutamate kinase, with amino-acid sequence MNANVADILIEALPYIRNFYGMTLVIKYGGHAMVDEQLKADFARDITLLKFIGLNPVVVHGGGPQISEVMNKMGLSAKFVRGMRQTDAATMDVVEMVLGGKVNKGIVHQINQQGGKAVGLSGKDGQLIQARKLYIEYREDDSKPPEIIDPGLVGEVTCVNPEIINTLTDRGFIPIIAPVGTGEAGETYNINADWVAGKVAQALSAGRFVLMTDVDGVLGADGQLISSVDTGAIGRMIETGEISGGMIPKIECALDALRNGVDKTHIINGKQRHALLLELFTDSGIGTQVTV; translated from the coding sequence ATGAATGCCAATGTAGCAGATATCCTGATTGAAGCCCTGCCCTATATCCGAAATTTTTACGGCATGACCCTGGTGATCAAGTATGGCGGCCATGCCATGGTCGATGAACAGCTGAAGGCCGATTTTGCCAGAGATATTACGCTGCTCAAGTTTATCGGCCTGAACCCGGTCGTGGTTCACGGCGGCGGGCCCCAGATCAGCGAAGTGATGAACAAGATGGGCCTTTCCGCCAAATTTGTCAGGGGAATGCGCCAGACGGACGCGGCCACCATGGATGTGGTGGAGATGGTTCTCGGCGGCAAGGTGAACAAGGGGATTGTGCATCAGATCAACCAGCAGGGCGGCAAGGCGGTCGGACTGAGCGGCAAGGACGGGCAGCTGATCCAGGCCCGAAAGCTCTATATCGAATACAGGGAGGATGACAGCAAGCCCCCGGAGATCATTGACCCCGGACTGGTGGGCGAAGTGACCTGTGTCAACCCGGAGATCATCAACACCCTGACGGACAGGGGATTTATCCCCATCATCGCGCCGGTCGGAACCGGGGAGGCGGGCGAAACCTACAATATCAACGCGGACTGGGTGGCCGGTAAGGTGGCACAGGCCCTCTCTGCGGGGCGCTTTGTCCTGATGACCGATGTGGACGGGGTGCTGGGGGCGGACGGACAGCTCATATCCTCCGTTGATACCGGGGCCATCGGCAGGATGATCGAGACCGGGGAGATCTCCGGCGGCATGATCCCCAAGATCGAGTGCGCCCTGGATGCCCTCAGAAACGGCGTGGACAAAACACATATTATCAACGGAAAGCAGCGCCATGCACTGCTTCTGGAACTCTTCACGGACAGCGGAATCGGAACACAGGTGACGGTATGA
- a CDS encoding argininosuccinate synthase yields the protein MSEKVNKVVLAYSGGLDTSVILRWLIETYDCEVIAFTADIGQEEELEPVEGKALKTGASKVYIDDLKEEFIRDYVFPAFRANVLYEGQYLLGTSIARPLIAKRQIEIAAIEGADAVSHGATGKGNDQVRFELGYYALNPNIRIIAPWREWDLNSRTALMAFAEKHGIEVPTTPKNPYSTDRNMLHISYEGGILEDPWAAAPEDIYLVTTSPENAPDAPEEIELSFENGNPVAINGRAMSPAVLFAELNRLGSKHGIGRVDMVENRFVGMKSRGVYETPGGTILRAAHLGMESITMDREVMHLRDSLMPRYAEIIYNGFWFSPEREVMQKLIDETQQNVSGVVRMKLYKGNCQTVGRKSDHSLYSEDFATFEDDKVYSQGDAEGFIKLNALRLRIREMNRKK from the coding sequence ATGTCAGAAAAAGTAAACAAGGTGGTGTTGGCCTATTCCGGCGGGCTGGATACGTCGGTGATTCTGAGGTGGCTCATTGAGACCTATGACTGTGAGGTGATCGCGTTTACGGCGGATATCGGTCAGGAAGAGGAGTTGGAGCCGGTTGAGGGCAAGGCCCTGAAGACGGGCGCGTCAAAGGTCTATATTGATGACCTGAAAGAGGAGTTCATCCGGGATTATGTGTTTCCGGCCTTTCGCGCCAATGTCCTTTATGAAGGGCAGTACCTGCTGGGTACCTCCATCGCCCGGCCCCTGATCGCCAAACGGCAGATCGAGATCGCCGCCATCGAGGGCGCGGACGCGGTCAGTCACGGCGCGACCGGCAAGGGCAACGATCAGGTCCGGTTTGAGCTGGGATACTATGCCCTGAACCCGAACATCAGGATCATCGCCCCGTGGCGGGAATGGGATCTCAATTCCCGGACCGCGCTGATGGCCTTTGCGGAAAAACACGGCATTGAAGTGCCCACCACGCCGAAAAATCCCTACAGCACCGACCGGAACATGCTCCACATCAGCTATGAGGGCGGCATTCTGGAAGATCCCTGGGCGGCGGCCCCGGAGGATATTTATCTGGTGACGACCTCCCCGGAAAATGCGCCGGATGCGCCGGAAGAGATTGAGCTCTCTTTTGAAAACGGCAATCCGGTGGCGATTAACGGCAGGGCCATGTCACCGGCAGTGCTGTTCGCCGAGCTGAACCGGCTGGGCAGCAAACACGGCATCGGGCGGGTTGACATGGTGGAGAACCGGTTTGTGGGCATGAAATCCCGTGGCGTGTACGAAACCCCCGGCGGGACGATTCTGCGGGCGGCCCACCTGGGGATGGAGTCGATCACAATGGACCGCGAGGTGATGCACCTGCGGGATTCCCTCATGCCCCGGTATGCGGAGATCATCTACAACGGGTTCTGGTTCTCACCGGAGCGGGAAGTCATGCAGAAGCTGATTGACGAGACCCAGCAGAATGTTTCCGGCGTTGTCCGCATGAAGCTGTACAAGGGCAACTGCCAGACCGTGGGCCGCAAGTCCGATCACTCCCTCTACAGTGAGGATTTTGCCACCTTTGAGGATGACAAGGTCTACAGCCAGGGCGATGCCGAAGGCTTTATCAAGCTCAATGCCCTTCGCCTCAGAATCCGGGAGATGAACCGGAAAAAATAG
- a CDS encoding mechanosensitive ion channel family protein has translation MMSFNLDRFLTLNPEAWDKMGHTVLTIAVILIVGAVVLKFIGFALSLMASKNLISFPFFIFFQSALKWIAIIIVTLLILQQVGIPLNSVWAVISAIIAMVAIGFVAVWSVLSNLLCTLVLLIFHPFRIGDEVEIIDPVMTAGMRGKVRNINLMFTTLQENSGPSQEIMYVYVPNNLFFQKIIRCKGGVRTFSLDRQIFEEKSLLRANSAEIRDTETGS, from the coding sequence ATGATGTCATTTAATTTGGACCGTTTTCTGACATTAAATCCAGAAGCCTGGGACAAAATGGGGCATACTGTACTGACGATAGCTGTCATTCTGATTGTCGGTGCTGTTGTGTTGAAATTTATCGGTTTCGCACTTAGTCTTATGGCATCTAAAAATTTGATTTCATTTCCATTTTTTATTTTTTTCCAATCTGCCCTGAAATGGATTGCCATCATCATCGTCACATTGCTCATTCTGCAGCAGGTAGGCATTCCCCTGAACAGCGTATGGGCCGTTATTTCTGCAATTATTGCGATGGTCGCTATCGGTTTCGTCGCTGTTTGGAGTGTGCTGAGTAACTTGCTCTGCACCTTGGTACTCCTGATTTTTCATCCGTTTCGCATAGGTGATGAGGTCGAAATTATTGATCCTGTGATGACAGCCGGAATGAGGGGGAAAGTCAGAAATATCAATCTGATGTTTACGACTTTGCAGGAAAATTCCGGGCCTTCTCAGGAAATTATGTATGTATATGTCCCGAATAATTTGTTTTTTCAGAAAATTATTCGCTGTAAGGGTGGGGTGCGTACGTTTAGCCTGGACAGGCAGATCTTTGAGGAAAAATCCCTTCTTCGCGCAAACTCCGCCGAAATCAGAGATACGGAAACCGGGAGCTGA
- the argH gene encoding argininosuccinate lyase, whose protein sequence is MSEKLWDGRFTEGTDKLVERFTSSIDYDRKLYAYDIEGSIAHCTMLAKVGVLTDEERDTLIRGLEQVRGEIEAGEFRYTDSLEDIHMHIESRLAEVVGRVAQKLHTARSRNDQVALDIRMYLRAETRYVISALRSLRKALADLAEKQMGVILPGYTHTQRAQPVLLSHHLMAYYEMFTRDMARFEDCLKRINVMPLGSAALAGTTYPIDRHHTAELLDFPEVSANSMDSVADRDFAVEFMAGASLCMVHLSRISEEFILWSTSEFAFIEISDAFTTGSSIMPQKKNPDVCELVRGKTGRVLGDLMALLTLMKSLPMAYNRDMQEDKEPLFDAVDTLKMCVDVYARMLPHVRFRADVMEKATATGFLNATDMADYLVTKGMPFRQAHGVVGRAVSVALSQGKELHELSLEALRGFSDLISDDLFAFLTTEQMVNRRRSFGGTASENVGQAIAAAHKALEGEK, encoded by the coding sequence ATGTCAGAAAAACTCTGGGACGGCAGATTTACGGAAGGTACGGACAAGCTGGTGGAGCGGTTTACCTCGTCCATTGACTATGACAGAAAACTTTACGCCTATGATATCGAAGGCAGCATCGCCCACTGCACCATGCTCGCAAAGGTCGGTGTGCTGACCGATGAAGAGCGGGACACGCTGATCAGAGGACTGGAACAGGTCCGGGGCGAGATCGAAGCCGGCGAGTTCCGGTACACCGACAGCCTGGAAGATATCCACATGCACATCGAATCCCGGCTGGCCGAGGTCGTGGGCAGGGTGGCCCAGAAGCTCCACACCGCCCGGAGCCGGAACGATCAGGTGGCGCTCGATATCCGCATGTATCTCCGGGCCGAGACGCGCTATGTCATCAGCGCATTGCGGAGCCTGCGGAAAGCCCTTGCGGATCTGGCTGAAAAGCAGATGGGCGTGATCCTGCCCGGATACACGCACACGCAGCGGGCACAGCCGGTGCTGCTCTCCCATCACCTCATGGCCTACTATGAAATGTTCACGCGGGACATGGCCCGGTTTGAAGACTGCCTGAAACGCATCAACGTCATGCCGCTGGGCAGCGCGGCCCTGGCCGGAACCACATATCCCATTGACCGGCACCATACTGCGGAACTGCTTGACTTCCCCGAGGTCTCGGCCAACAGCATGGATTCGGTGGCCGACCGGGATTTTGCCGTGGAGTTCATGGCCGGGGCCAGCCTCTGCATGGTTCACCTCAGCCGCATTTCCGAGGAGTTTATTCTCTGGTCAACCTCCGAGTTCGCCTTCATCGAAATTTCCGACGCCTTTACCACCGGCTCCAGCATCATGCCCCAGAAGAAAAATCCGGACGTGTGCGAACTGGTGCGCGGCAAAACAGGCCGGGTACTCGGCGACCTGATGGCGCTTCTGACGCTGATGAAATCCCTGCCCATGGCCTACAACCGGGACATGCAGGAGGACAAGGAGCCGCTATTTGACGCCGTGGACACGCTGAAGATGTGTGTGGATGTGTACGCACGGATGCTGCCCCATGTCCGGTTCCGGGCCGATGTCATGGAAAAGGCCACGGCCACCGGTTTTCTGAACGCCACCGACATGGCAGATTACCTCGTCACCAAAGGGATGCCCTTCAGGCAGGCCCACGGGGTGGTGGGCCGGGCCGTCAGCGTTGCCCTTTCCCAGGGCAAAGAGCTTCACGAGCTGTCCCTGGAAGCGCTGAGGGGTTTTTCCGATCTCATATCGGACGATCTGTTCGCATTTCTCACCACCGAACAGATGGTCAACCGCCGACGCTCCTTTGGCGGCACCGCAAGCGAAAATGTGGGGCAGGCCATCGCAGCCGCCCACAAAGCGCTGGAAGGGGAAAAATGA
- the dapF gene encoding diaminopimelate epimerase, translating to MGKIVFYKMSGSGNDFIIIDNRNLLVDDENLVEFIRKICSRKMSVGADGFILIEDSDTADFRWRFYNADGSVPEMCGNGARCAARFACLNGIAGPRMTFETLAGTISARVTGERVRIRMTEPADLKTGQHLAVAGEDLTFGSVDTGVPHAVLRVADADAADVKRLGRAIRFHERFAPAGTNVNFISVQEENVLKIRTYERGVEDETMACGTGAVAGAIVAARTAAVSPPVRVMTRGGLLTIDFREKAGRFCDVDLEGDARVVYNGELWGEAWKWE from the coding sequence ATGGGAAAGATCGTTTTTTACAAGATGAGCGGGAGCGGCAATGATTTCATCATTATCGACAACCGGAATCTCTTGGTTGATGATGAGAATCTGGTGGAATTTATCCGGAAAATATGTTCCCGGAAGATGTCGGTGGGGGCGGACGGCTTTATCCTGATAGAAGATTCCGATACGGCGGATTTCAGATGGCGATTTTACAACGCGGACGGCAGTGTGCCGGAGATGTGCGGCAATGGCGCACGGTGCGCGGCCCGGTTTGCCTGTCTCAACGGCATTGCCGGACCCCGGATGACGTTTGAAACCCTGGCCGGGACCATATCGGCCCGGGTCACGGGGGAGCGCGTTCGGATACGCATGACAGAACCGGCAGACCTGAAGACGGGTCAGCATCTGGCCGTGGCCGGGGAAGATCTGACCTTCGGCAGCGTGGACACCGGCGTGCCCCACGCTGTTCTCCGTGTGGCAGATGCCGATGCGGCGGATGTGAAGAGACTGGGGCGGGCCATCCGGTTTCACGAGCGATTTGCGCCTGCGGGCACCAATGTCAATTTTATCTCGGTCCAGGAAGAGAATGTCCTGAAAATAAGAACCTATGAGCGGGGCGTGGAAGATGAGACCATGGCCTGCGGCACAGGGGCGGTTGCGGGGGCCATTGTGGCGGCCCGCACTGCGGCGGTTTCGCCACCGGTCCGGGTGATGACCCGGGGCGGCCTTCTGACTATTGATTTCAGGGAGAAGGCGGGCCGCTTTTGCGATGTGGATCTTGAAGGGGATGCCAGGGTTGTCTACAATGGAGAACTCTGGGGAGAGGCCTGGAAATGGGAGTAA
- the folK gene encoding 2-amino-4-hydroxy-6-hydroxymethyldihydropteridine diphosphokinase: protein MGVNGDVNAHIAYVSIGSNMGDALENCRTGILALEESGASVITGRSHFYKTEPVDYTDQDWFVNAAVRMETRLRPAGLLTELNAIERRFGRDRKSSIRFGPRPLDMDIIFYDDLILNTSDLILPHPRMDKRRFVLQPICDIDPTCVHPVFKRNMQYLLAHLDDEGQGMTLCE, encoded by the coding sequence ATGGGAGTAAACGGGGACGTGAACGCACATATTGCCTATGTTTCCATCGGTTCCAACATGGGGGACGCTCTGGAAAACTGTCGGACGGGGATTCTGGCTCTGGAGGAGAGCGGGGCATCGGTCATCACCGGGCGATCGCATTTTTACAAAACCGAGCCGGTGGACTACACGGACCAGGACTGGTTTGTCAACGCCGCCGTCCGCATGGAAACCCGCCTCCGGCCTGCCGGTCTGCTGACGGAACTCAACGCCATTGAACGCCGTTTCGGACGTGACCGCAAAAGCAGCATCCGGTTCGGTCCCCGGCCCCTGGATATGGATATCATTTTTTACGATGACCTGATTCTCAATACATCCGACCTGATCCTGCCCCATCCCAGGATGGATAAAAGGCGCTTTGTATTGCAGCCGATCTGTGATATAGACCCGACCTGCGTTCATCCGGTTTTTAAAAGGAATATGCAATATCTCCTGGCCCATCTGGATGATGAGGGCCAGGGAATGACGCTGTGTGAATAA
- a CDS encoding YHS domain-containing protein: protein MFRLLVIAGLAWWGYRKLKALASRDGGHGSAGRESEPADDVMIQDPWCKTYFPRAEAVHLGIDGKDYYFCSTECRDKFIAGHLKK from the coding sequence TTGTTTCGATTACTGGTCATTGCCGGACTTGCCTGGTGGGGATACCGGAAACTGAAAGCGCTGGCTTCCCGGGATGGGGGACACGGTTCCGCCGGAAGAGAAAGTGAGCCTGCTGATGATGTGATGATTCAGGATCCCTGGTGTAAAACCTATTTTCCCCGGGCAGAGGCAGTTCATCTGGGGATTGACGGGAAAGATTATTATTTTTGCAGCACAGAATGCCGCGACAAATTTATTGCCGGGCATCTTAAAAAATAA
- the fsa gene encoding fructose-6-phosphate aldolase, which produces MKFFIDTANIDEIREALSMGMVDGVTTNPSLVAREGRDFEEIIRDICEIVDGPISAEVISVEAEGMVEEARRLAAIHKNIVVKIPMTVDGLKAVRILNGEDIKTNVTLVFSPLQALMAAKAGATYVSPFIGRLDDLSQDGLVLVEQIVDIYANYGYETEVIVASVRNPLHVLESARMGADIATIPFNVLARLAAHPMTDKGLQAFLNDWNNRNK; this is translated from the coding sequence ATGAAGTTTTTTATTGATACGGCCAATATTGACGAGATCAGAGAAGCGCTCAGCATGGGCATGGTGGACGGTGTGACCACCAACCCCTCTCTGGTGGCCAGGGAAGGCCGTGATTTTGAAGAGATTATCAGGGATATCTGCGAGATTGTCGATGGTCCCATCAGCGCGGAAGTCATTTCGGTTGAGGCCGAAGGCATGGTGGAAGAGGCCCGCAGGCTGGCAGCGATCCATAAAAATATTGTGGTGAAGATCCCCATGACCGTGGATGGCCTCAAAGCGGTCCGCATCCTGAACGGGGAGGACATTAAAACCAACGTGACCCTGGTTTTCTCGCCGCTTCAGGCCCTCATGGCGGCCAAGGCCGGTGCGACCTATGTCAGCCCGTTTATCGGCAGGCTGGATGATCTTTCCCAGGACGGGCTGGTGCTGGTGGAGCAGATCGTTGATATCTACGCCAACTACGGCTATGAAACCGAGGTCATCGTTGCCAGCGTCCGCAATCCGCTCCATGTGCTGGAATCCGCCCGCATGGGTGCTGATATCGCCACCATCCCGTTCAATGTTCTGGCCAGGCTGGCAGCCCACCCCATGACGGACAAGGGGCTTCAGGCCTTTCTGAACGACTGGAACAACCGGAATAAGTAA
- the pgsA gene encoding CDP-diacylglycerol--glycerol-3-phosphate 3-phosphatidyltransferase: MSLREKITRSLCNPNVLTLFRIAAAPGIIILLLFPNRFCTLMAALLFSAAAISDYFDGYLARRWEMVSNFGKVMDPVADKLVVSTAFIMMVSLGWIPAWIICIIIGRELAITGLRSVIAETGTDISASWLGKYKTGFQIAAIIPLLIHFPYFGINFHAIGLFFLWGALVFTLWSGADYFIKFRKIFQD, from the coding sequence ATGTCGCTTCGTGAAAAAATTACCAGGTCACTGTGTAATCCCAATGTTCTGACGTTGTTTCGTATTGCCGCTGCTCCGGGAATTATCATTCTTCTTTTATTCCCAAACCGGTTCTGTACCCTCATGGCCGCCCTGCTGTTCAGTGCGGCGGCCATTTCAGACTATTTTGACGGGTATCTGGCCCGGCGCTGGGAAATGGTATCCAATTTCGGGAAGGTGATGGACCCGGTCGCCGATAAGCTGGTTGTCTCCACCGCTTTTATCATGATGGTCTCCCTCGGCTGGATACCGGCGTGGATCATTTGCATCATTATCGGGCGGGAGCTGGCCATTACGGGGCTTCGCAGTGTGATTGCCGAAACCGGGACCGATATTTCGGCCTCCTGGCTTGGAAAGTACAAGACCGGCTTTCAGATCGCCGCCATTATCCCCCTGCTGATCCATTTTCCCTATTTCGGAATTAACTTCCATGCCATCGGACTCTTCTTTTTGTGGGGCGCACTGGTTTTTACCCTCTGGTCCGGGGCGGATTACTTCATCAAATTCAGAAAAATCTTTCAGGATTGA